The Cryptosporangium phraense region GCCGGACGAAGACCGGACAGCTGGCTCGAATCCGGATCGACGACCGCCGTCCGGACGAAGCGCACCAGCGGTTCGGGGTTTCGTCCGGCGCTGGCGAGGATCCCGTTCTCTCCGAACACCAATCCGGACGCCGCGATGATGTGCTGCTTCGTCCAGCGGTGGAAGACCAGCCACCGGGACTCGACGCCCTTCAACAACGGAGACCGAACCGCCTCCAGCACCAGGTCGGTCGCGTACGACCGCCCGGCGCTCAGGTCAACCAGGCAGAGTCCGAACTCCTCGTCCAGCGTCCGGAACAATCGCGCGACCTGCTTGACGTCGCCGGCCACCCGGGGCAACTCTCCGCCACCTTGATCCCCGGGGAGGAGGACGAGCCGCCCACCGCTCGTCGGGTTGTCGCGCATCTCCGAGCGGTCGGTGGTGCGCCAGACGTCCAGCCGCACCGGGTCGCTGATCTCGCCCTGCACATAGGAGTGCAGACCGCGGCCATTCCTGGCGCCATGGACCTTCGGGATCCCGCGTGCGGCTTCGTTGATGTGGAAGATCGCTCCGGACGTCGGTGACCCGAAGTCGAAGTCGAGATAGCAGACGTCGTCGCCGTGCAGTGCGCGACGATACGCAACGTTGCTCACGGTGACGGAACGACCGGTGCCGCCCTTGTCGGAAGTCGCGAAAACGATCACGGCGGCTCACTCCGCCGCGTTCTCTTGCGCGGCTTCCAGCTCGTCCAGCCCCCGCAGGACTTCGCTGGCCAGCGCGTCCGCGGTGGCCGGTGTCTCGGCCAGGACACGCTGGGCCCGCTGAAGTTTGGAGCGCAACTCCTGCAGGCGTCCGCGCACGGAGGGCCCGGCCTCCATCGCACCGGCGAACAGCTGGCGGTCGACCAGCTGCTCAGCTTCGGTGATCCGATCCCGCGCTTGTTGGGCCAGCAGGTCGCTTCTCGTCGGCTTCGTCAGGATCACGTCGGACAGCATGACGAGGCACTCCATCACGCGTTCGGTGTGGTACCAGGACGGCCGGTCGACGACTGCGCCGTCGCGTGCGGCGTCCGGCAGGTCCCAGGACGCCGGTGCCTGATCCCAGAGCGAGCCTGGCTGCCCGTCGTCCATTCGCCGTTCCGCTAGGTGGTCCCATACCTGATCGATCAGCGCAGTCAGCTGACTCCGCAACTCCGGACTGCGTGCGAGGATCGCTAGCGTCGCCGCCCGCTTGAGGAGCATCACCGAGAAGTCGGAGACGACCCAGTTCAGCTGCGGTGTCGTCGCCGTCTTGGTGCCGCCGAGGCGCAGCGGGACACCGGGCCAGTGCAGCTCGACCGCCACGTCGTTCGCCAGCGGACGCCGGGTGACCCGGCCACGGCTGCCCAGTTCCTGCAACACCGAGAGCACACGACGGAGATCGCTGTCCGGCGCACACCGCTTGCTCAAGTCGTGGGTGACCAGCGAGGCGACGAGGAGACTGAAGTAGTCGGACTCTTCGCCGTCACTCGTCCGCCAGGGGATGTCTTCGAGTGGCCACCGATCCTCAGCGAGCCGGACACCCGTCGTCGTCTCCGAACTGGCGATCGTCGCCCAATACGACCGCGTGAGGTCGTACCGGAGCTGCAACGCCTGCGCCAGGCGCTGCTGTTCTTCGTTCAGGAGGCGAAGCACACGGGTTCGCTCCGACGTGAGGTCGACGATCCCGGCCAGGGCGCTTGTGGTGAAGTACAGCTGCGGGCGATCCTCAGCGAGCCCTTCGGCCTGGGGGCCGACGTCCTCCGTCGTCGTGATCTCCGGCGCTCCGGCCAATGTCCCCCAGGTCCAGCCACACTCGAACAGCTGCGACGAATCGCTCAGGTCGTCGACGACCTGACCCGAACCGATGGTCAAGCCACGGAGCCCCGACCGGACCTCCTGCAACCGATCATTCAGATCCGCCACCAGACGTTCGCTCGACTGTCCGCGCTTGCCGACGGTGCGCAGCAGCGTTCGCCAGGGCAGCGAGTCTTCGCCGAAGACGTTCACCGTGAAGCTCCGCAGCAGGCCGACCATGGCCGCGCTGAGCCGCCGGCTGGCCAGCGTTTCGAGGTGGTCGACCTTGACCAGGAGGTCGGTACGCGTGATCTGACGCCGGAAGATCCGGACGAAGCCGAGTGTGGCAAGTGTCAGCGTCACGGAAATCGAGTAGGAGTCGACGACGTGCAGCCTCAACTGGTCGTCGGTGACCTTCGTCCCTGCCTCAGCCGACCGGAAATACGATCCGCCGGAAAAGTCAGGGGCTCCCGTCTGATCAGTGTAGGTCTGCAGGTACTCGGTTAACAGGTCTAGGAGCCGACGTGGCAGGTCGGAACGGTCTCCTATTCTTGCGAGGGCGGCCAGCATCGCCTTCTCGGTATTGTCTGGACGGTCAAGCTGAAAGCTCTTGACCAGCGAGGCCGGGTACATGATGCAGAGGAGTTGCTCGGCGTCGGAGATGGAATTCCGTCCGAACCGGCCTTCCCAACCCCACTCCTCGTCAGCCCTGCTGTAATGTGCGACCGCGCGCCAGATTTCGAGCATCTCACGCCGTGGCTGCAGTCTCATCGGGCCATCCCCTCCTGACGCGCCGAATCAAGGCGCTACCGCGTTCGGGAATCGGATATATCTTACATAGATACACGTACTGGAAGTACCGGCTCCGCCGGCATACTGCTTGATCGAACCGCG contains the following coding sequences:
- a CDS encoding SCO2523 family variant P-loop protein; the encoded protein is MIVFATSDKGGTGRSVTVSNVAYRRALHGDDVCYLDFDFGSPTSGAIFHINEAARGIPKVHGARNGRGLHSYVQGEISDPVRLDVWRTTDRSEMRDNPTSGGRLVLLPGDQGGGELPRVAGDVKQVARLFRTLDEEFGLCLVDLSAGRSYATDLVLEAVRSPLLKGVESRWLVFHRWTKQHIIAASGLVFGENGILASAGRNPEPLVRFVRTAVVDPDSSQLSGLRPAQVAWLRRCNRELQELAGKHGLGHTMMLGEIPLEPMLQWREQLLLDDDVYARQVANLDTLEAFESLADRLFDRKCWEML
- a CDS encoding SCO2524 family protein produces the protein MRLQPRREMLEIWRAVAHYSRADEEWGWEGRFGRNSISDAEQLLCIMYPASLVKSFQLDRPDNTEKAMLAALARIGDRSDLPRRLLDLLTEYLQTYTDQTGAPDFSGGSYFRSAEAGTKVTDDQLRLHVVDSYSISVTLTLATLGFVRIFRRQITRTDLLVKVDHLETLASRRLSAAMVGLLRSFTVNVFGEDSLPWRTLLRTVGKRGQSSERLVADLNDRLQEVRSGLRGLTIGSGQVVDDLSDSSQLFECGWTWGTLAGAPEITTTEDVGPQAEGLAEDRPQLYFTTSALAGIVDLTSERTRVLRLLNEEQQRLAQALQLRYDLTRSYWATIASSETTTGVRLAEDRWPLEDIPWRTSDGEESDYFSLLVASLVTHDLSKRCAPDSDLRRVLSVLQELGSRGRVTRRPLANDVAVELHWPGVPLRLGGTKTATTPQLNWVVSDFSVMLLKRAATLAILARSPELRSQLTALIDQVWDHLAERRMDDGQPGSLWDQAPASWDLPDAARDGAVVDRPSWYHTERVMECLVMLSDVILTKPTRSDLLAQQARDRITEAEQLVDRQLFAGAMEAGPSVRGRLQELRSKLQRAQRVLAETPATADALASEVLRGLDELEAAQENAAE